In one window of Gemmatimonadetes bacterium SCN 70-22 DNA:
- a CDS encoding cystathionine beta-lyase translates to MNLGRFRTPATPLHRASTVLFDDLAHLLRVQRAMASGGGDASLYATFGTPTTAALADLLREREGGDGVAFAPSGLGAVALALLAVLRQGDHLLMADSCYGPTRALCDGILERFGVETEYYDPLTGGAIAHRLRANTRAIFMESPGSFTFEVQDVPAIVAAAKRTERERGEAIFTLIDNAWGSPGLLTPLAMGVDISIVPMTKYWGGHADLLLGAVVANARSWRMVRGAAFDLGACTNAEDAALALRGARTVDVRLRQHAESALAVAAWLDAHPRVGALLHPALPASRGHDLWKRDFRGSNGLLSFELLTPSGGPATPHDAAPVVDALARSGAFGLGYSWGGYESLVMPGVLPNGTSHQARRVRPWEGGTLIRLHVGLEPVERLISSLEGALGAAPPP, encoded by the coding sequence ATGAATCTCGGGCGATTCCGCACGCCGGCCACGCCGCTCCATCGCGCGTCCACGGTCCTCTTCGACGATCTGGCGCACCTGCTCCGTGTGCAGCGCGCGATGGCCTCGGGCGGCGGTGACGCGAGCCTCTACGCGACGTTCGGGACCCCGACCACGGCGGCGCTGGCCGATCTGCTGCGCGAGCGGGAGGGAGGCGATGGGGTCGCCTTCGCCCCGTCGGGGCTGGGCGCGGTGGCGCTCGCACTGTTGGCGGTGCTGCGGCAAGGCGACCACCTCCTGATGGCCGACTCGTGCTACGGCCCCACTCGCGCGCTGTGTGACGGGATCCTGGAGCGGTTCGGCGTGGAGACGGAGTACTACGATCCCCTGACCGGCGGCGCGATCGCGCACCGACTGCGGGCCAACACCCGGGCGATCTTCATGGAGAGTCCGGGGAGCTTCACCTTCGAGGTGCAGGACGTCCCCGCGATCGTCGCCGCCGCGAAGCGGACGGAGCGAGAGCGCGGCGAGGCGATCTTCACCCTGATCGACAACGCCTGGGGGTCGCCGGGGTTGCTCACCCCGCTGGCGATGGGCGTCGATATCTCGATCGTCCCCATGACCAAGTACTGGGGCGGGCACGCGGACCTCCTGCTGGGGGCGGTGGTCGCCAACGCGCGCAGCTGGCGGATGGTACGGGGGGCGGCGTTCGACCTCGGTGCCTGTACCAACGCGGAGGATGCCGCGCTCGCCCTGCGGGGGGCGCGCACGGTCGACGTTCGGCTTCGCCAGCATGCCGAGAGCGCGCTCGCTGTGGCGGCGTGGCTCGACGCGCATCCTCGCGTTGGAGCGCTCCTCCACCCGGCGCTCCCCGCCAGTCGCGGACACGACTTGTGGAAGCGCGACTTCAGGGGGAGCAACGGGCTCCTGTCGTTCGAGCTCCTCACGCCGTCGGGGGGGCCGGCCACGCCGCACGACGCCGCCCCCGTGGTCGACGCCCTCGCGCGCAGCGGGGCGTTCGGGCTGGGCTATTCCTGGGGAGGGTACGAATCACTCGTGATGCCCGGGGTGCTGCCGAACGGGACATCCCACCAGGCGCGACGCGTCCGCCCCTGGGAGGGAGGGACCCTCATTCGCCTGCACGTCGGGCTGGAGCCGGTGGAACGCCTTATATCGTCGCTCGAGGGGGCACTGGGGGCGGCGCCTCCGCCCTGA